The Flavobacterium piscisymbiosum genome includes a region encoding these proteins:
- the uxuA gene encoding mannonate dehydratase, which produces MQQTMRWFGPQDSTTLLDIKQAGATGIVTALHQIPVGEIWNIEDIKERQQIIKEAGLEWTVVESLPVHEEIKRATGNYLQYIENYKISIKNLSDCGIKIITYNFMPILDWVRTNHNFINEDGSKALLYNQDAFTYFDVYLLKRPNAEHDYSETEKKNALKFGNQLSEEEKALLFKNVLLGLPGSKVNFTAQKILSLLDDYADIDNVKLRENLIYFLTQVAPVASEYGAKLAIHPDDPPFSVLGLPRIVSTEDDLKAIFEAVPFSLNGLCYCTGSLGANPDNNLERIIDDYGDRIHFLHLRNTFRESETVFRESEHLKGDTKIEIIVEKLLLLMNKTKVSLPMRPDHGFLHAVDETKESYPGYSLTGRLKGLAELRGLEMGIAYKLNQSLR; this is translated from the coding sequence ATGCAGCAAACAATGCGATGGTTTGGCCCTCAGGACAGCACAACTTTACTGGATATTAAACAAGCAGGAGCAACCGGAATTGTAACGGCTTTGCATCAAATTCCGGTTGGGGAAATCTGGAATATTGAAGATATTAAAGAAAGACAGCAAATAATAAAAGAGGCAGGTTTAGAATGGACCGTTGTAGAAAGTTTGCCGGTTCATGAAGAGATAAAAAGAGCAACGGGCAATTATTTACAATATATAGAAAACTATAAAATCAGTATTAAAAACTTGTCAGATTGTGGTATTAAGATCATCACGTACAATTTCATGCCTATTTTAGACTGGGTTCGTACAAATCATAATTTTATCAACGAAGATGGCAGTAAAGCGCTGTTATACAATCAGGATGCTTTTACTTATTTTGATGTTTATCTTTTAAAAAGACCAAATGCTGAGCATGATTATTCTGAAACAGAAAAAAAGAATGCATTGAAGTTTGGCAACCAACTTTCGGAAGAAGAAAAAGCATTACTGTTTAAAAATGTTTTATTAGGATTGCCGGGAAGCAAAGTCAATTTTACAGCCCAAAAAATTCTTTCGTTACTAGATGATTACGCTGATATTGATAATGTAAAACTAAGAGAAAACCTGATTTATTTTTTAACTCAAGTAGCTCCGGTTGCTTCAGAATATGGAGCGAAATTAGCGATTCATCCTGATGATCCTCCATTTTCTGTTTTAGGTTTACCCAGAATAGTTTCTACAGAAGACGATCTTAAGGCAATTTTTGAAGCGGTTCCATTCAGTTTAAATGGATTATGCTATTGTACAGGTTCTTTAGGTGCCAATCCTGATAATAATCTGGAGAGAATTATAGACGATTATGGCGATCGTATTCACTTTTTGCATCTTAGAAATACCTTCCGCGAAAGCGAAACTGTTTTTAGGGAATCAGAACATTTAAAAGGTGATACAAAGATTGAAATTATTGTAGAAAAACTTCTTTTGCTAATGAACAAAACAAAAGTGAGTCTGCCCATGCGCCCCGATCACGGATTTTTACATGCTGTTGATGAAACAAAAGAGAGTTACCCCGGATATTCTTTGACAGGACGATTAAAAGGTCTTGCCGAATTACGAGGATTAGAAATGGGAATTGCATATAAGTTAAATCAAAGTTTGAGGTAA
- a CDS encoding SDR family NAD(P)-dependent oxidoreductase: protein MSTKTAIVTGGNSGLGFATAKKLCDNGIKTYIIGRSKEKTEEACLEIGENAIPVLFDLNDIAGIPAMIETIAKNNPIDILVNNAGINLKKEFLDVSDEDFLSIIHTNLLSVFAVSKAVVKNMKENNGGNIVNISSMASQYGIPKVIAYSASKGAIESMTRAMAVELAPFGVRVNCVAPGFIKTKMSAKALDSDPERKNKVLGRTPMGILGEPSDIADAVFYFASNESKFTTGTILPVDGGNSIGF from the coding sequence ATGAGTACAAAAACAGCAATTGTAACTGGAGGAAATTCGGGTTTGGGGTTTGCAACCGCGAAGAAATTATGTGATAACGGAATTAAAACCTATATCATTGGAAGATCAAAAGAAAAGACTGAAGAAGCTTGTTTAGAAATTGGAGAAAATGCTATTCCGGTTTTATTTGATTTGAATGATATTGCGGGAATTCCTGCCATGATTGAAACAATAGCTAAAAATAATCCGATAGATATTCTGGTAAACAATGCCGGAATCAATCTAAAAAAAGAATTTTTGGATGTAAGCGATGAAGATTTTCTATCGATAATTCATACCAATCTTTTGAGTGTTTTTGCGGTGAGTAAAGCCGTGGTAAAAAACATGAAAGAAAATAACGGAGGAAATATCGTTAATATTAGCTCAATGGCATCACAATACGGGATTCCAAAAGTTATTGCTTATTCGGCTAGCAAAGGGGCAATCGAGTCAATGACAAGAGCTATGGCAGTAGAGTTGGCTCCGTTTGGAGTTCGTGTTAATTGCGTGGCTCCGGGTTTTATCAAAACAAAAATGTCAGCAAAAGCTTTAGACAGTGATCCTGAGAGAAAAAATAAAGTATTGGGCAGAACTCCAATGGGAATTTTGGGAGAACCATCTGATATTGCTGATGCAGTATTTTATTTTGCATCAAACGAATCTAAATTCACAACAGGAACGATATTGCCTGTCGACGGCGGCAACAGCATTGGATTTTAA
- a CDS encoding helix-turn-helix domain-containing protein — MHTITIPDELNLENSQLVQVFDYSSSKGVSKQQIILNQNIFSFLIEGTKEVIFDNSALSIDDSQFLVMKSGNCLMTEKLSSVSNYRSVLLFFSNEMVSRFIRKMELEKVESTIHKSVYAFEYDEFLKRFVHSLLDLSKLSKNLQKKILEVKLEEIILYLAEKHGTDFLYSLSVNADNATQKFIQVIENSHLNKLTLKELAFLCNMSVSTFKREFEKHYSESPIKWFQNKRLEFAHFLLQQEQKNPSEIYFEVGYENLSSFTQAYKSKYGVTPKYHQKN; from the coding sequence ATGCATACCATTACAATTCCTGATGAATTGAATTTAGAAAACTCACAGCTTGTTCAGGTTTTTGATTACAGCAGTTCGAAAGGAGTTTCTAAACAACAAATTATTTTAAATCAAAATATATTTAGTTTTCTAATTGAAGGAACTAAAGAAGTTATTTTTGATAATTCTGCTTTATCAATTGACGATTCTCAATTTCTTGTAATGAAATCCGGAAATTGCCTGATGACCGAAAAGCTTTCAAGTGTATCGAATTACAGAAGTGTGCTTTTGTTTTTTTCGAATGAAATGGTATCAAGATTCATTAGAAAAATGGAACTGGAGAAAGTTGAATCAACAATACATAAATCTGTATATGCTTTTGAATATGATGAATTTTTAAAGCGTTTTGTACACAGCCTTCTTGATCTTTCTAAACTTTCAAAAAATCTTCAAAAGAAAATACTGGAAGTTAAATTGGAAGAAATAATACTTTATTTAGCAGAAAAACACGGAACTGATTTTCTTTATTCTTTATCTGTAAATGCTGATAATGCCACTCAAAAATTTATTCAGGTAATCGAAAATAGCCATCTTAATAAATTAACTTTAAAAGAACTGGCTTTTTTGTGCAATATGAGCGTGTCTACATTTAAAAGAGAATTTGAAAAACATTATTCAGAATCTCCTATAAAATGGTTTCAAAATAAAAGACTTGAATTTGCTCATTTTTTATTGCAGCAAGAGCAAAAAAATCCGTCTGAAATTTATTTTGAAGTTGGTTACGAAAATTTGTCCAGTTTTACTCAGGCGTATAAGTCAAAGTATGGTGTAACACCAAAGTATCACCAGAAAAATTGA
- a CDS encoding glycosyl hydrolase 115 family protein, with protein MNDHKTQFIFRIFLLFLFGIGTKSYAINPEKYVVNQASSEKFPLVSKGKIAPVLVSKNDFSGVLRVVGHLENDLFKVSDLHSKQINRISTATDYVVIIGTLGKSEIIDQLAKEGKIDANLLKGKWEKFTTQIVDNPVKGVKKALVIAGSDKRGTIYGIYDLSGQIGVSPWYFWADVPVKKQSELHVLPGVHSQGEPKVKYRGIFINDEAPALSGWAFEKYSGFNAKFYDKVFELILRMKGNYLWPSMWGRMFYVDDPQNAVLADEYGIVMGTSHHEPLTRAHAEWSALGKGKWDFSTNAENLISFWKDGVKRMGNKETIVTVGMRGDGDEPMTQGTAIDLLENIVKTQRNIIAEVTQKPIEETPQMWALYKEVQDYYDKGMRVPDDITLLLCDDNWGNIRKLPELDAKPRKGGYGIYYHFDYVGGPRNYKWINTNQIERTWEQMDLAYQYGVNRIWIVNVGDIKPMEFPIQFFLDMAWNPEAFNATNLEQYYVQWAKETFANQYPEEIAEIIKLYTKYNARRKPELLNAKTYSIVNYNEAENVLADYKKLVDKANKINDQLQPEYKDAFYQLVLFPVLASSNLNELYVATAKNQLYANQGRASANYYAKQVKALFEKDSVLTNYYHTKLAGGKWNHMMAQTHIGYTNWQEPKTNVIPQTKVLELSNKSEVGIATEGSENYWINNKQEIMLTSLNSEGNKTTYIDLFNRGTNLFDFKITSKNDWITFSKSNGIINEEERIVISVDWKKAPKGNLKSKFVVTANKQKFDIIVNIKNAALNEAHGFVENKGYIAIDAQNYSRDIKGNNSQWTTIPNIGKTGSGITLKPSNISPVTISEQLPRVEYDVHFFSKGEVKVRAYFSPTLNFTVRDGLKYGVSFDAETPQIMNLNADNSEKSWNESVADNIKIITSLHKIENGGNHVLKFYGIDPALVLQKIVIETETGQLSETYLGPPESFKIK; from the coding sequence ATGAACGACCATAAAACTCAATTTATATTTAGAATATTTTTACTTTTTCTTTTCGGAATCGGTACAAAATCTTATGCCATAAATCCAGAAAAATATGTAGTAAATCAGGCTTCTTCTGAAAAGTTTCCTTTGGTTTCAAAAGGAAAAATAGCTCCGGTTTTAGTAAGCAAAAATGATTTTTCAGGAGTTTTACGCGTTGTAGGTCATTTAGAAAATGATCTTTTTAAAGTTTCAGATTTACATTCAAAACAAATTAATAGAATTTCAACAGCAACAGATTACGTTGTGATTATTGGAACACTTGGTAAAAGTGAAATTATAGATCAATTAGCAAAAGAAGGTAAAATTGATGCAAATCTACTAAAAGGGAAATGGGAAAAATTTACCACTCAAATTGTAGATAATCCCGTAAAAGGAGTTAAAAAAGCATTGGTAATTGCCGGTTCTGATAAACGCGGAACAATTTACGGTATTTATGATTTATCGGGCCAGATAGGTGTTTCTCCTTGGTATTTCTGGGCCGATGTTCCCGTTAAAAAACAATCAGAATTGCATGTTTTGCCGGGTGTTCATTCTCAGGGTGAACCGAAAGTAAAATACCGTGGAATTTTTATCAATGATGAAGCTCCGGCTTTATCAGGCTGGGCATTTGAAAAATATAGCGGATTTAATGCTAAATTCTACGATAAAGTTTTTGAACTGATTTTGAGAATGAAAGGCAATTATTTGTGGCCATCGATGTGGGGAAGAATGTTTTATGTAGATGATCCTCAGAATGCAGTGTTGGCAGATGAATACGGAATTGTAATGGGAACTTCGCACCATGAACCTTTAACGAGAGCACATGCCGAATGGTCGGCTTTAGGAAAAGGAAAATGGGATTTTAGTACGAATGCTGAAAACCTAATTTCGTTCTGGAAAGACGGAGTGAAAAGAATGGGTAATAAGGAGACCATTGTAACTGTTGGGATGCGTGGCGATGGCGATGAACCCATGACACAGGGAACGGCAATTGATTTATTGGAAAATATTGTAAAAACACAAAGAAATATTATTGCAGAAGTAACCCAAAAGCCAATTGAAGAAACGCCGCAAATGTGGGCACTTTATAAAGAAGTTCAGGATTATTACGACAAAGGAATGCGCGTTCCGGATGATATTACACTTTTGTTATGTGATGATAATTGGGGAAATATCAGGAAATTGCCAGAACTCGATGCAAAACCAAGAAAAGGCGGTTACGGAATTTATTATCATTTCGATTATGTTGGAGGTCCAAGAAATTACAAATGGATCAATACGAACCAAATCGAGCGCACGTGGGAACAAATGGATTTGGCGTACCAATATGGCGTTAATAGAATATGGATTGTAAATGTGGGAGACATCAAACCTATGGAATTCCCAATTCAATTTTTTCTGGATATGGCCTGGAATCCGGAAGCTTTTAATGCGACTAATTTAGAGCAATATTATGTGCAATGGGCAAAGGAAACTTTTGCGAATCAGTATCCGGAAGAAATTGCTGAAATCATAAAATTATACACAAAATACAATGCCCGCAGAAAACCTGAATTATTAAATGCTAAAACCTATAGCATTGTAAATTATAACGAAGCAGAAAATGTTTTGGCTGATTATAAAAAACTGGTTGATAAAGCCAATAAAATTAATGATCAGTTGCAACCCGAGTATAAAGATGCTTTTTATCAATTGGTTTTATTTCCTGTTTTGGCAAGTTCTAATTTAAACGAACTTTATGTCGCAACAGCAAAAAATCAGTTGTATGCCAATCAAGGGCGAGCTTCGGCAAATTATTATGCGAAACAGGTAAAAGCACTTTTTGAGAAAGACAGTGTATTGACGAATTATTATCACACAAAACTAGCCGGAGGAAAATGGAATCATATGATGGCGCAAACGCATATTGGGTATACGAATTGGCAAGAACCTAAAACCAATGTAATTCCGCAAACAAAAGTTTTGGAGTTGTCTAATAAATCCGAAGTAGGAATTGCGACTGAGGGATCTGAAAATTATTGGATCAATAATAAACAGGAAATAATGCTAACAAGTTTAAATTCTGAAGGTAATAAAACCACTTATATCGATTTATTTAATCGCGGAACAAACCTTTTTGATTTTAAAATAACGTCTAAAAACGATTGGATTACATTCTCGAAATCAAATGGAATCATCAATGAAGAAGAAAGAATTGTGATTAGCGTCGATTGGAAAAAAGCTCCGAAAGGAAACCTGAAAAGTAAATTTGTTGTCACGGCAAACAAACAAAAATTTGATATAATTGTAAATATTAAAAATGCAGCATTAAATGAAGCTCATGGATTTGTTGAAAATAAGGGATATATTGCCATAGATGCTCAAAATTATTCAAGAGATATAAAAGGGAATAATAGTCAATGGACAACGATTCCGAATATCGGGAAAACAGGATCTGGCATAACTTTAAAACCTTCGAATATTTCTCCTGTTACAATTTCTGAACAATTGCCAAGAGTCGAATATGATGTTCATTTTTTTAGCAAGGGAGAGGTAAAAGTGCGTGCTTATTTTTCTCCAACGCTTAATTTTACAGTGCGAGACGGATTAAAATATGGAGTTTCTTTTGATGCTGAAACTCCTCAGATAATGAATTTGAATGCCGATAATTCTGAGAAAAGCTGGAATGAGTCGGTTGCTGATAATATAAAAATCATAACCTCTTTGCACAAAATTGAAAATGGAGGAAATCATGTCTTGAAATTCTACGGAATTGATCCTGCTTTAGTGCTTCAGAAGATTGTGATTGAAACCGAAACAGGTCAACTATCAGAAACTTATTTAGGGCCTCCGGAGAGTTTTAAAATAAAATGA
- a CDS encoding GNAT family N-acetyltransferase has protein sequence MTDSITIKVATINDLDEIIKLQTANQTSQGGTLSGGLTAHQIQEMITDMPQIIAVINNEIVGFLLTTSQNVNNNRKVPIVDAMSASYKGSPHSYIYGPICVSQNQRGKGLAQLMFQELLKLEPNREGILFIKSDNLPSLKAHEKMGIHKVSNFHFNNADFDVYAYLSPSKKDTI, from the coding sequence ATGACAGATTCTATTACAATAAAAGTAGCTACCATTAATGATTTAGATGAAATAATAAAACTACAAACCGCCAATCAAACTTCTCAGGGCGGGACATTATCCGGAGGATTAACAGCACATCAAATTCAGGAAATGATTACCGATATGCCACAAATAATAGCTGTTATTAACAATGAAATTGTCGGTTTTTTATTGACAACATCACAAAATGTAAATAATAATCGTAAAGTTCCCATTGTTGATGCAATGTCAGCGTCTTATAAAGGTTCTCCACATTCTTATATTTACGGACCAATTTGCGTGAGTCAAAATCAACGCGGAAAAGGACTAGCGCAACTTATGTTTCAGGAACTCTTAAAATTGGAACCTAATCGGGAAGGGATTTTATTTATTAAAAGTGATAATCTGCCATCTTTAAAAGCACATGAAAAAATGGGGATACATAAAGTGAGTAACTTCCATTTCAACAATGCCGATTTTGATGTATATGCTTATTTATCTCCATCTAAAAAAGATACAATCTAA
- a CDS encoding PepSY-like domain-containing protein: MKKIIIIVVLMLGFALSANAQKKIEITELPKPAQEFLKKYFSNSAIDVVKKDAEHGEKGYEVKLKDGTEIEFWKDGSYREVDGGKSPIPTGFIPVSVKDYVAKNHPNEKITHIDYGHKDLDVDLTNNIDLEFTKEGKILKDKKNK; the protein is encoded by the coding sequence ATGAAAAAGATAATCATAATTGTCGTATTAATGCTTGGTTTTGCACTATCGGCTAATGCACAGAAGAAGATTGAAATTACAGAATTGCCAAAACCTGCGCAGGAATTTTTGAAAAAATACTTTAGCAATAGCGCAATAGATGTTGTGAAAAAAGATGCTGAACATGGTGAAAAAGGATATGAAGTAAAGCTAAAGGATGGAACAGAAATAGAATTCTGGAAAGATGGTTCATATCGTGAAGTTGATGGCGGTAAAAGTCCAATTCCAACTGGATTTATTCCTGTATCTGTAAAAGATTATGTAGCAAAAAATCATCCAAATGAAAAAATAACACATATTGATTATGGACACAAGGATTTGGATGTCGATTTAACAAACAATATCGATTTGGAATTTACCAAAGAAGGTAAAATCTTAAAAGATAAAAAAAATAAATAA
- a CDS encoding alpha-glucuronidase family glycosyl hydrolase, whose product MTLLRFVYLFLLISFSASAQKDYRLWLQYDKITNLQVTQEYKMGIKGIVSLGNSETSTISLRELESGLTNMLGNKIEIKSKIEGENNLIIGSQSSLSSDIQKNILSDFKRINNEGFIIKSISLKNKKQIVITGKNDVGVLYGVYNFLRLLQTNKSISNLNVIDSPKINLRVLNHWDNLDRTVERGYAGFSLWNWQKLPDFIDQRYIDYARANASVGINGTVLTNVNANALILTPQYLEKVEALANVFRPYGIKVYLTARFSAPIEIGGLKTADPKDAAVANWWKEKAKEIYKRIPDFGGFLVKANSEGQPGPQNYGRDHVDGANMLADAVAPFGGVIMWRAFVYSEHDANDRAKQAYAEFQPYDGKFKANVIVQVKNGAIDFQPREPFHPLFGAMPKTPIMMEFQVTQEYLGFSTHLVYLPKLFQEVLESDTYQKGKGSTVAKVVDGSLTNTKLTGIAGVSNIGNDLNWTGHPFAQANWYGFGRLAWNPYLDAEVIADEWLRCTFSNNKNFINPIKNMMIKSREAVINYMTPLGLHHIMDTGHHYGPGPWVSDLSRPEWNPTYYHKADKNGIGFDRSKTGTNATAQYATQVEKIFDNLETCPEQDLLWFHHVSWDYKLKNGQTLWSGMALKYQEGVNQVQEMQNSWNKAEKYIDAERFKEVQMLLQIQYKEAKWWRDACLLYFQQYSGKELPVGVEKPTETLEYFKSLKFPFAPGN is encoded by the coding sequence ATGACTTTATTGAGATTTGTTTATTTGTTTCTTTTGATTTCCTTTTCAGCTTCTGCTCAAAAGGATTATAGATTGTGGCTTCAATACGATAAGATTACAAATCTTCAAGTTACTCAGGAATATAAAATGGGGATTAAAGGAATAGTTTCTTTAGGGAATTCTGAAACTTCAACGATTTCTTTGAGAGAATTAGAATCGGGTTTGACAAATATGTTGGGAAATAAAATTGAAATCAAATCAAAAATAGAAGGAGAAAATAATTTAATTATCGGTTCTCAATCCTCTTTAAGTTCAGATATTCAAAAAAATATATTGTCTGATTTCAAAAGAATAAACAACGAAGGTTTTATTATTAAATCTATTTCATTAAAAAATAAAAAGCAGATTGTTATTACAGGAAAAAATGATGTTGGGGTTTTATATGGTGTCTATAATTTTTTAAGATTATTGCAAACTAATAAATCAATCTCAAATTTAAATGTCATTGATTCTCCTAAAATAAACCTTAGAGTATTAAATCATTGGGATAATTTAGACCGAACTGTTGAGCGCGGTTATGCGGGTTTTTCTTTATGGAATTGGCAAAAACTACCTGATTTTATTGATCAAAGATATATTGATTATGCCAGAGCTAATGCTTCGGTAGGAATAAATGGAACGGTTTTAACAAATGTAAACGCAAATGCATTGATATTAACGCCACAATATCTAGAGAAAGTGGAAGCTTTAGCCAACGTATTTAGACCATACGGAATTAAAGTGTATCTAACAGCTCGTTTTTCGGCGCCAATAGAAATTGGAGGTTTAAAAACGGCAGACCCAAAAGATGCTGCTGTTGCCAATTGGTGGAAAGAGAAAGCAAAAGAAATCTATAAGAGAATTCCTGATTTTGGTGGTTTTTTGGTAAAAGCAAACTCAGAAGGCCAGCCTGGACCACAAAATTACGGAAGAGATCATGTTGACGGTGCCAATATGTTAGCAGATGCGGTAGCACCTTTTGGAGGTGTAATTATGTGGAGAGCTTTTGTATATTCTGAACATGATGCAAATGATCGTGCCAAACAAGCTTACGCTGAATTTCAGCCTTATGATGGAAAATTTAAGGCTAATGTAATTGTTCAGGTTAAAAACGGCGCTATTGATTTTCAGCCCAGAGAACCTTTTCATCCTTTGTTTGGAGCGATGCCAAAAACGCCTATAATGATGGAGTTTCAAGTCACGCAGGAATATTTGGGTTTTAGTACGCATTTGGTTTATCTGCCAAAATTATTTCAGGAAGTTTTAGAATCAGATACTTATCAAAAAGGAAAAGGCTCAACAGTGGCTAAAGTTGTTGATGGATCATTAACCAATACAAAACTTACCGGAATAGCCGGGGTATCGAATATAGGAAACGATTTAAACTGGACTGGTCATCCTTTTGCACAGGCAAATTGGTACGGCTTTGGGAGGTTGGCCTGGAATCCGTATTTAGATGCTGAAGTTATTGCAGATGAATGGCTGAGATGTACTTTTTCGAATAATAAAAATTTTATTAATCCTATAAAAAATATGATGATAAAATCACGAGAAGCTGTAATCAATTATATGACACCGCTTGGTTTGCATCATATTATGGATACAGGCCACCATTATGGGCCGGGTCCGTGGGTTTCGGATTTATCAAGACCAGAATGGAATCCGACTTACTATCATAAAGCCGATAAAAACGGAATTGGTTTCGACCGTTCAAAAACGGGAACCAATGCCACTGCTCAATATGCAACTCAAGTCGAAAAGATTTTTGATAATCTGGAAACTTGCCCTGAACAAGATTTACTATGGTTTCATCATGTTTCCTGGGATTATAAATTAAAAAATGGTCAAACGCTTTGGAGCGGTATGGCGCTCAAATATCAGGAAGGTGTAAATCAGGTTCAGGAAATGCAGAATAGCTGGAATAAGGCAGAGAAGTATATTGATGCAGAACGTTTTAAAGAGGTTCAGATGTTATTGCAGATTCAGTATAAAGAGGCAAAATGGTGGAGGGATGCCTGTTTGCTTTATTTTCAGCAATATTCAGGAAAAGAATTGCCTGTAGGAGTTGAAAAACCAACAGAAACTTTAGAATATTTTAAATCATTAAAATTTCCGTTTGCACCAGGAAATTAA
- a CDS encoding LacI family DNA-binding transcriptional regulator, with amino-acid sequence MEENKHVTIYDIAERLNLATSTISRALKDHHTISDKTIKKVKKTAEEMGFVPNTLAAGLRGNKTKTIGVLIPTVTQPFLSSLISGIEITAQKSDYTVIIMQSHDSYYEEVNMAKSLYSNRVSGVICSLAMETRDTSHFQQFSNNNIPLVFVDRVPKDYNTFRVVIDNYTAGYKATKHLIEQGCIRIAHLTAGSEFGNLYNERKRGYIEALKDHNLPIDEELIINLKSVTYEEGVKASNQLFDLDPIPDGLFAPGDIIAVSAVQTAKKRGIKVPDEIAIIGFNNDPISQIIDPNISTITHPAEKMGKAAAEIIIKNLKSQKSDDAKEITFLNTEVLARESSDKKKSLETIVK; translated from the coding sequence ATGGAAGAAAATAAACATGTAACGATTTACGATATTGCTGAGCGATTAAATCTTGCTACATCAACTATTTCACGTGCTTTAAAAGATCATCACACTATTAGTGATAAAACGATCAAGAAAGTAAAAAAAACAGCCGAAGAAATGGGTTTTGTTCCCAATACTTTGGCCGCTGGTTTACGTGGTAATAAAACCAAAACAATAGGAGTTTTAATTCCGACTGTTACGCAGCCATTTTTATCTTCTTTGATTAGCGGTATTGAAATTACAGCGCAAAAATCTGACTACACTGTAATTATTATGCAGTCACATGATTCTTATTATGAGGAAGTTAATATGGCAAAATCCTTGTATAGCAATCGTGTTAGCGGGGTTATTTGTTCATTGGCAATGGAAACGAGAGATACTTCACATTTTCAGCAATTCTCTAATAATAATATCCCACTTGTATTTGTTGACAGGGTTCCTAAAGACTACAATACTTTTAGAGTAGTTATTGATAATTATACTGCGGGTTATAAAGCAACGAAGCATCTTATAGAACAAGGCTGTATTCGTATTGCCCATTTAACTGCCGGATCAGAATTTGGAAATCTTTATAACGAAAGAAAAAGAGGTTATATTGAAGCTTTAAAAGATCATAATTTACCTATTGATGAAGAATTGATCATTAATTTGAAATCAGTTACTTATGAAGAGGGAGTAAAAGCAAGCAATCAATTGTTTGATTTAGATCCAATTCCGGATGGGCTTTTTGCTCCCGGAGATATTATTGCAGTTAGCGCGGTTCAGACGGCTAAAAAAAGAGGGATTAAAGTTCCGGATGAAATAGCAATTATTGGATTTAATAATGATCCAATTTCTCAAATAATCGACCCTAATATTTCGACAATTACGCATCCTGCCGAAAAAATGGGAAAAGCTGCAGCTGAAATTATTATTAAAAATTTGAAATCACAAAAGAGCGATGATGCTAAAGAAATTACTTTTCTTAACACAGAAGTTCTTGCTCGTGAATCTTCTGATAAAAAGAAATCTTTAGAGACGATAGTAAAATAG
- a CDS encoding YbhB/YbcL family Raf kinase inhibitor-like protein: MKKVNLIMVLFLIFSATTFGQNTFTLTSKDFGGEASKLQEFNGFGCSGENQSPELSWKNAPEGTKSFAITMYDPDAPTGSGFWHWIVFDIPANVNELVTNAGTKNNLIPKGAIQSITDYGIKGFGGPCPPVGHGFHQYIITVYALKTDKLGTDANTNPAVVGFNLWNQTLAKASIVAYYKR, encoded by the coding sequence ATGAAAAAGGTGAATTTAATTATGGTACTGTTCTTAATTTTCAGTGCTACAACTTTTGGTCAAAACACATTTACATTAACGAGTAAAGATTTTGGTGGTGAAGCTTCTAAACTTCAGGAATTCAACGGATTTGGTTGTTCCGGAGAAAATCAATCACCGGAATTGTCCTGGAAAAATGCTCCCGAAGGAACAAAAAGTTTTGCCATAACAATGTATGATCCTGATGCGCCTACCGGAAGCGGGTTTTGGCACTGGATTGTGTTTGATATTCCGGCAAATGTAAATGAATTGGTAACCAATGCTGGGACTAAAAACAATCTAATTCCTAAAGGAGCCATACAAAGTATTACGGATTATGGTATTAAGGGATTTGGTGGGCCTTGTCCGCCTGTAGGGCATGGATTTCATCAATATATTATCACGGTATATGCTCTTAAAACAGATAAATTGGGAACAGATGCAAATACAAATCCCGCTGTTGTAGGTTTTAATCTTTGGAATCAAACATTGGCAAAAGCAAGTATTGTAGCTTATTACAAAAGATAA